In Synchiropus splendidus isolate RoL2022-P1 chromosome 11, RoL_Sspl_1.0, whole genome shotgun sequence, the DNA window AATAGTGAACAGTCCCGGCTCAGTGGATTTGACGATATGATAGGACAGCCaggcgttctgtccagagtcTGCGTCCACTGCGATCACTTTGGACACCAGAGAGCCTCCGTGTGCCGCTTTGGGGACCAGCTCGGTCATGAAGGAGTTGCCCTCCGGGGTGGGGTACAGTATCTGAGGAGAGTTGTCGTTCACAtctgagatgaagacactgacgCTCACGTTGCTGCTGAGCGGAGGAGAACCGTTGTCTCTGGCCATCACCTGGACTTTAAAACTCCTCCACTGTTCATAGTCAAAGGACCGGACAGCGTGGATCACCCCCGTGTCTCCGTTCACAGACAGATAGGAGGACACCTGGGCACCGTTCACCTCAGCAGGTAACAGAGAATAAACCACGGTACCgttttgtctccagtctggATCTCGAGCAGTGACGGAACATAGAGAGGAGCCAGGTTTGTTATTCTCAGTCACATATGCGCTGTAGGACTGTTCCTCAAACACAGGTGGGTTGTCGTTGATGTCTGCTACTGATAAGTGAACAGTtttagaggaggacagaggaggagagccctCATCAGTGGCAGTGATGGTGATGTTGTAGTCAGACACCAGTTCACGGTCCAGTTGACCAGTAGTGACCAGAGAGTAATAGTTCTTAATAGAAGGGACTAATTTAAATGGAACACTTTGTTGAATGAAACATCTGACCTGCTTGTTATTGTCAGAGTCTCTGTCCTGAACATTAATGATGCCCACCTCTGTACCAGGTGACACGTTCTCAGGTATGGAGGAAGACAGGGACTTCAGATCGATCACTGGAGCGTTGTCATTCACATCTGTCACTTCTATAATCACTTTGGCGTATGAAGTGAGACCTAAACCATCTTTAGCTTTCACCCGCATTTCAAATGAACTCCTGTCTTCATAATCAATTTCACCTCTTAAGTTTATTTCCCCCGTTTTTGAGTCAAtagaaaaaatgttaatatcgtCATTTGACTGACGTCCAAACTGATAAGTGACTTGCCCATTCACTCCCTCATCTGCATCAGTAGCACTGACTCTGATCACAACAGTGTCTAGAGGAGAGTTTTCAGGCAGACTGGCTTTATAAAGGTCCTGACTGAACACTGGGGCGTTATCATTAGCATCCAGCACAGTGACGTGGATCACCACTGTCCCTGATCTCTGAGGAGAGCCGCCATCATAAGCTGTCAGGATC includes these proteins:
- the LOC128766876 gene encoding protocadherin gamma-A11-like, whose product is MASSITGLQKSQEIMIRNKGAPGLNRIFFLASFILMLHLVHGDLSYSIQEEMKRGSVFGNVAKDLGLDLRTFSSRKARIDFGGSRKRYCDINLATGEVIVSERIDRENICDKKPSCLIKADVVLENPLELHKMIIHIQDFNDNSPQFNDDLIEMEIRESAEKGSRFSIDEAHDADIGQNAVQRYILQKNDYFVLSIDSDKVELVLENKLDREKQQDIELILTAYDGGSPQRSGTVVIHVTVLDANDNAPVFSQDLYKASLPENSPLDTVVIRVSATDADEGVNGQVTYQFGRQSNDDINIFSIDSKTGEINLRGEIDYEDRSSFEMRVKAKDGLGLTSYAKVIIEVTDVNDNAPVIDLKSLSSSIPENVSPGTEVGIINVQDRDSDNNKQVRCFIQQSVPFKLVPSIKNYYSLVTTGQLDRELVSDYNITITATDEGSPPLSSSKTVHLSVADINDNPPVFEEQSYSAYVTENNKPGSSLCSVTARDPDWRQNGTVVYSLLPAEVNGAQVSSYLSVNGDTGVIHAVRSFDYEQWRSFKVQVMARDNGSPPLSSNVSVSVFISDVNDNSPQILYPTPEGNSFMTELVPKAAHGGSLVSKVIAVDADSGQNAWLSYHIVKSTEPGLFTIGLHSGEIRNQRDISESDSMKQNLIVAVKDNGQPSLSATCSMYLLISDNLAEVPELKDISYEDKNSKLTSYLIIALVCVSTFFLTFIIIILGVRFCRRRKPRMLFDGAVAIPSAYLPPNYADVDGTGTLRSTYNYDAYLTTGSRTSDFKFVSSYNDNTLPADQTLRKSPSDFADPFDDLDAPVEVGHL